In Plasmodium sp. gorilla clade G2 genome assembly, contig: PADLG01_00_11, whole genome shotgun sequence, the following are encoded in one genomic region:
- a CDS encoding acyl-CoA synthetase, putative yields MNITLCFLLFVIYVVYVLPFRTQLSNRIKDFAEICKSAENKNESSVYCMKDYKKKSSIYKYKHLMKFFLDKYKLDNNKLAIVENFRGEPENYITYGTFFKKVFSFSDSLNTYEGKGIPEKIYDEEKNNGKFRLLGLYGNNSTNWLITDFACMMSGVTTLVMHSKFSIDIIIDILNNTKLEWLCLDLDLVEGILNRKNELPYLKKLIILDNLTKPSKVNIQNVEKSNNGSRKSSNKSNYNESGKGEDTILASLEYDNEKIETINTLKEKAKTVGLSIILFDNMTQKEVTNVTIQNEDPNFIASIVYTSGTSGTPKGVMLSNKNLYNGVIPLCDCNILKKYPPTTHLSYLPVSHVYERILVFIALFLGVKLNIWSRDIKFLNTDICNSRGEIILGVPKVFNRMYATIMTEINNLSRCKRWIAKQAINLRKGKNNGNFSKVVEGITNISSKIKEKINPNMDVILNGGGKLSPEVAEGLSVLLNVNYYQGYGLTETTGPIFLQDVEDSNTESMGVAVSPSTRYKVRTWEIYTATDTVPKGELLIKSDSMFSGYFLEKECTENAFTKDGYFKTGDIVQINDNGSLTFLDRSKGLVKLSQGEYIETEMINNLYSQIPFVNFCVAYGDDSMDGPLGILSVDKYKLFISLKNDNMLKITGLDENNFSEKLIDEILNETIYVDYVKGKMMEIFKKTNLNRYNVINDIYLTSKPWDTTNYLTPTLKIRRFNVFKDFSFFIDDVKKKYEEKLKGSSTGSMNNGKSGSKDDIKNGSKDEIKKRSKDEIKKESKDEIRKGSKDEIKNGSQNEKDALLKEVETPVRKNEEKPVPKSVQKKALRKSEEKPMRKEIKRPLPYSDERDKSANEIRNIIQKTPQELQVNV; encoded by the coding sequence atgaatattacattatgttttcttttgtttGTTATATATGTAGTTTATGTTTTACCATTTCGGACACAACTTAGTAATAGAATAAAGGATTTCGCCGAAATATGTAAAAGTgcagaaaataaaaatgaatcgAGCGTTTACTGTATGAaagattataaaaagaaaagttcaatatataaatataaacatcttatgaaattttttttagataaatataaattagataataataaattagcAATAGTTGAAAATTTTCGTGGAGAAcctgaaaattatataacatatggaacattttttaaaaaagtatTTTCGTTTAGTGATTCTTTGAATACTTATGAAGGTAAAGGTATTccagaaaaaatatatgatgaagaaaaaaataatgggAAATTTCGATTATTAGGTTTATATGGTAATAATTCAACTAACTGGTTAATTACTGATTTTGCTTGTATGATGAGTGGGGTCACAACATTAGTAATGCACTCTAAATTCAGTATAGATAtaattatagatatattaaataatacaaaattaGAATGGTTATGTTTAGATTTGGATTTGGTTGAAGGTATATTAAATCGTAAAAATGAATTGCCATATTTGAAAAAGCTCATAATACTAGATAATTTAACCAAACCTAGTAAAGTGAACATACAAAATGTagaaaaaagtaataatggTTCAAGAAAAAGTAGTAATAAATCCAATTATAATGAGTCTGGTAAGGGAGAAGATACCATTTTGGCTTCCTTAGAatatgataatgaaaaaatagaaaccattaatacattaaaagaaaaagctAAAACAGTTGGGTTGAGTATTATCTTATTTGATAATATGACACAGAAAGAAGTGACCAATGTTACAATTCAAAATGAAGATCCTAATTTTATTGCTTCCATTGTGTATACATCTGGAACATCTGGTACACCCAAAGGTGTTATGTTAAGTAATAAGAATTTGTATAATGGTGTAATACCTTTATGtgattgtaatatattaaaaaaatatcctCCAACAACACATTTGTCATATTTACCTGTATCTCATGTATATGAAAGAATTCTTGTTTTTATCGCATTATTTTTGGgtgtaaaattaaatatatggagtagagatataaaatttttgaaTACAGACATATGTAATTCAAGAGGTGAAATTATATTAGGAGTACCAAAGGTTTTCAATAGAATGTATGCAACTATTATGAcggaaattaataatttatcacGTTGTAAGAGGTGGATAGCAAAACAGGCTATAAATTTGCGTAAAGGTAAAAATAATGGAAATTTTAGTAAAGTTGTTGAAGGTATTACTAATATATCAAGTAAAATTAAGGAGAAGATAAACCCTAATATGGATGTTATTTTGAATGGTGGTGGGAAACTATCTCCCGAAGTTGCTGAGGGGTTAAGTGTTTTGTTAAATGTTAATTATTATCAAGGATATGGTTTAACAGAAACTACTGGTCCCATATTTTTACAAGATGTAGAAGATAGTAACACAGAAAGTATGGGAGTAGCTGTTTCTCCTAGTACAAGATATAAGGTAAGAACGTGGGAAATTTATACTGCTACAGATACTGTACCAAAAGGagaattattaattaaaagtGATTCTATGTTTAGTGGGTACTTTTTAGAAAAGGAATGTACAGAAAATGCTTTCACAAAAGATGGTTATTTTAAAACAGGAGATATTGTACAAATTAATGATAATGGTTCTTTAACATTTTTAGATAGATCAAAGGGTTTAGTTAAATTATCTCAAGGTGAATACATAGAAACtgaaatgataaataatttGTATTCACAGATTCCATTTGTAAATTTTTGTGTCGCATATGGTGATGATTCTATGGACGGTCCTTTAGGCATTCTTTCTGTggacaaatataaattatttataagtttaaagaatgataatatgttaaaaataaCTGGTTTAGATGAGAACAATTTTTCAGAAAAATTAATtgatgaaatattaaatgagACTATTTATGTTGATTATGTAAAGGGGAAAATGAtggaaatttttaaaaaaactaATTTAAATAGATACAATGttattaatgatatatacTTGACTTCCAAACCATGGGACACCACAAACTACCTTACGCCAACATTGAAAATAAGAAGATTTAATGTATTTAAagatttttcattttttatagatgacgttaaaaagaaatatgaagaaaaattaaaaggcAGTAGCACGGGTAGTATGAATAATGGTAAAAGTGGAAGTAAAgatgatattaaaaatggaAGTAAAGATGAAATTAAGAAAAGAAGTAAAGATGAAATTAAGAAAGAAAGTAAAGATGAAATTAGGAAAGGAAGTAAagatgaaattaaaaatggaagccaaaatgaaaaagatgcTTTGTTGAAAGAAGTTGAAACACCTGtaagaaaaaatgaagaaaaaccTGTTCCTAAGTCAGTTCAAAAAAAAGCATTAAGAAAAAGTGAAGAAAAGCCTATgagaaaagaaataaaaaggcCATTACCATATAGTGATGAAAGAGATAAAAGTGCAAATGAAATTAGAAATATAATACAGAAGACACCCCAAGAACTACAAGTAAACGTATAA